A single genomic interval of Chryseobacterium paludis harbors:
- a CDS encoding helix-turn-helix transcriptional regulator — MQKEKLRVLRKKKGYTQQQIADVIATDVSNYCRKEGGDVKIIHEEWDKIANFLEVPVEEIYEEDEATVIINNSNATFNDSPASGSNIHTFNNELSIEIIKNLQDYIGLLREEVKKLKGE; from the coding sequence ATGCAAAAAGAAAAATTACGTGTTCTAAGGAAGAAAAAAGGATATACTCAACAGCAAATTGCTGATGTAATTGCTACCGATGTATCCAATTACTGTAGAAAGGAAGGCGGAGATGTGAAAATAATACATGAGGAATGGGATAAGATTGCTAATTTTCTTGAAGTGCCGGTTGAGGAGATCTATGAGGAAGATGAAGCTACAGTAATAATTAATAATAGTAATGCTACGTTTAATGATAGTCCGGCTTCAGGGTCGAATATCCATACTTTTAATAATGAGTTAAGTATAGAGATTATTAAAAATTTGCAGGATTATATTGGCTTGTTGAGAGAAGAAGTTAAGAAATTAAAGGGTGAATAA
- a CDS encoding nuclear transport factor 2 family protein translates to MENKQKAIALLNAIETRVHLDHINEAKYVQHNLNIAEGPAGLATLFSQLPIDTTKVNIIRAFQDGDYAFCHVDYNFFGPKTGFDIFRFEDGKAVEHWDNLQETSGPNPSGHTMTDGATTIKDLDKTEANKTLARGFVEDILVQGKMERLNSYIDGENYTQHNPQIGDGLSGLGKAMDHMASQGITMQYDTIHLVLGEGNFVLTTSEGYFAGKHTSFYDLFRIENGKIIEHWDTIEEIPSKENWKNNNGKF, encoded by the coding sequence ATGGAAAACAAACAAAAAGCAATAGCACTTTTAAATGCTATTGAAACTCGGGTACATCTTGATCACATCAATGAAGCGAAGTATGTGCAACACAATCTGAATATTGCTGAAGGGCCCGCAGGCTTAGCCACCTTATTTTCTCAGCTTCCGATAGATACAACAAAGGTAAATATCATAAGAGCTTTTCAAGACGGTGATTATGCTTTCTGCCATGTAGATTACAACTTTTTTGGTCCAAAAACAGGCTTCGATATCTTCCGTTTCGAAGATGGAAAGGCTGTAGAACACTGGGATAATCTTCAGGAAACGTCTGGTCCAAACCCAAGTGGACACACTATGACAGATGGTGCAACGACAATTAAGGATTTAGACAAAACAGAAGCTAACAAAACATTAGCAAGAGGCTTTGTAGAAGATATTTTAGTACAGGGGAAAATGGAAAGATTAAACAGTTACATTGATGGTGAAAACTATACCCAGCACAACCCGCAAATAGGCGATGGCCTATCGGGATTGGGAAAGGCCATGGATCATATGGCTTCTCAAGGCATTACTATGCAATATGACACCATTCACTTAGTATTGGGTGAAGGTAATTTTGTGCTCACAACAAGCGAAGGTTATTTTGCAGGAAAACACACTTCTTTCTACGATTTATTCCGTATCGAAAACGGAAAAATTATCGAACATTGGGATACCATAGAAGAAATTCCATCAAAAGAAAATTGGAAAAATAACAATGGAAAGTTTTAA
- a CDS encoding KTSC domain-containing protein — protein MKRVGEHRKLLGVDKTVTLKELKTIYRNTMKDSHPDKFINDEAGKLEAEEKSKSVIEAYHFLVSINPETQEKYKEEYTETITKSIIQDFYFEKQILKVQHLNGKMYEYIGVPRNTYIKMVNADSPSRFARRHIYGSFIYRKSGEVMAD, from the coding sequence ATGAAAAGAGTTGGTGAACACAGAAAGCTTCTTGGGGTTGATAAAACAGTTACTTTAAAAGAGTTAAAGACGATTTATAGAAATACGATGAAAGATTCACATCCTGATAAATTCATCAATGACGAAGCCGGGAAACTGGAAGCAGAAGAAAAAAGCAAATCTGTGATCGAAGCTTACCATTTTTTGGTGAGTATCAACCCGGAAACACAGGAAAAATACAAAGAAGAATACACGGAAACGATTACAAAATCTATTATTCAGGATTTCTATTTTGAAAAGCAGATTTTAAAAGTTCAGCATTTGAATGGCAAAATGTATGAATATATTGGGGTTCCAAGAAATACCTATATTAAAATGGTTAATGCTGATTCACCAAGCCGCTTTGCAAGAAGACACATCTATGGAAGTTTTATTTATAGAAAGTCTGGTGAAGTAATGGCAGATTAA